The Sinomonas sp. P10A9 genome includes a window with the following:
- a CDS encoding catalase — MTVNYSTTQSGAPVASDAHAQSVGADGAIILTDHYLIEKLAQFNRERVPERVVHAKGGGAFGVFKTTEDVSKYTKAALFQPDVETEMLIRFSSVAGENGSPDTWRDPRGFAVKFYTTEGNYDLVGNNTPVFFIRDGIKFPDFIHSQKRLPGSHLRDADMQWDFWTLSPESAHQVTWLMGDRGLPKTWRNMQGYGSHTYQWINAEGERFWVKYHFHTNQGVENLTGEEAERIAGENADYYIQDLYENIAEANFPSWDLFVQVMPYEDAKTYRYNPFDLTKTWSKEDYPLIKVGTMELNRNPENYFAQIEQAAFAPSNFVPGIAGSPDKMLQARIFSYADAHRYRVGTNHAQIPVNAPKSEVRNYSQDGAGRLSFNSPAAPVYAPNSLGGPAAVESSVAGGVGGGWENDGELTLAAHSLHAEDGDFVQPGILYREVFDDAARARFLDTIAGAVGGVTREDIKERAIQYWTNVDADLGAKLRAELGR, encoded by the coding sequence ATGACGGTCAACTACTCGACCACCCAGTCCGGCGCCCCGGTCGCCTCGGATGCGCACGCCCAGTCAGTCGGTGCTGACGGCGCGATCATCCTCACGGATCACTACCTGATCGAGAAGCTCGCCCAGTTCAACCGCGAGCGCGTGCCGGAGCGCGTGGTCCACGCCAAGGGCGGCGGGGCCTTCGGCGTCTTCAAGACCACCGAGGATGTCTCGAAGTACACCAAGGCGGCCCTCTTCCAGCCGGACGTCGAGACCGAGATGCTCATCCGCTTCTCCTCGGTGGCCGGCGAGAACGGTTCCCCCGACACGTGGCGCGATCCGCGTGGGTTCGCCGTCAAGTTCTACACGACCGAGGGCAACTACGACCTCGTGGGCAACAACACCCCGGTGTTCTTCATCCGCGACGGCATCAAGTTCCCCGACTTCATCCACTCCCAGAAGCGACTCCCGGGCAGCCACCTCCGCGACGCGGACATGCAGTGGGACTTCTGGACGCTCTCCCCGGAGTCCGCCCACCAGGTGACGTGGCTCATGGGCGACCGCGGCCTGCCGAAGACGTGGCGCAACATGCAGGGCTACGGCTCGCACACCTACCAGTGGATCAACGCCGAGGGCGAGCGCTTCTGGGTCAAGTACCACTTCCACACGAACCAGGGCGTCGAGAACCTCACGGGCGAGGAGGCCGAGCGGATCGCCGGCGAGAACGCCGACTACTACATCCAGGACCTCTACGAGAACATCGCCGAGGCCAACTTCCCGAGCTGGGACCTCTTCGTCCAGGTCATGCCGTACGAGGACGCCAAGACCTACCGGTACAACCCGTTCGATCTGACGAAGACGTGGTCCAAGGAGGACTACCCGCTCATCAAGGTCGGCACGATGGAGCTCAACCGGAACCCGGAGAACTACTTCGCGCAGATCGAGCAGGCCGCGTTCGCGCCGTCGAACTTCGTGCCTGGCATCGCCGGGTCGCCGGACAAGATGCTCCAGGCGCGCATCTTCTCCTACGCTGACGCGCACCGCTACCGCGTGGGCACGAACCACGCGCAGATCCCGGTCAACGCACCGAAGAGCGAGGTGCGCAACTACAGCCAGGACGGCGCCGGCCGCCTGAGCTTCAACTCTCCCGCCGCCCCGGTCTACGCGCCGAACTCGCTCGGCGGCCCGGCCGCCGTCGAGTCCTCTGTGGCTGGCGGCGTCGGCGGCGGCTGGGAGAACGACGGCGAGCTGACCCTCGCCGCCCACTCCCTCCACGCCGAGGATGGCGACTTCGTGCAGCCGGGCATCCTCTACCGCGAGGTGTTCGACGACGCTGCGCGCGCCCGCTTCCTCGACACGATCGCAGGCGCCGTCGGGGGTGTGACGAGGGAGGACATCAAGGAGCGTGCGATCCAGTACTGGACGAACGTCGATGCCGACCTCGGCGCCAAACTCCGAGCAGAGCTCGGCAGGTAG
- a CDS encoding TetR/AcrR family transcriptional regulator: protein MARPPRPERKYELLDQILDFLLDSTLADLTFRSLADGLGISSYVLVYHFGSREQLVTEIIHGIMGRYEPLESGTPASASPNDFVVWARKAFELCLDHRGRHLQRLEFEASVQDVVAERPRGAGVASYARWRGFLARWLRGQGVAAKRADALARLYVGSILGLLYDFVITGDKRAVLESFDLLSEAFVAQYEGAAHHRVS, encoded by the coding sequence ATGGCGAGACCCCCACGGCCCGAACGCAAGTACGAACTGCTCGACCAGATCCTGGACTTCCTCCTCGATTCGACCCTCGCCGACCTGACCTTCCGCAGCCTCGCGGACGGACTGGGCATCAGCAGCTATGTGCTCGTCTACCACTTCGGCAGCCGCGAGCAGCTCGTCACGGAGATCATCCACGGCATCATGGGGCGATACGAGCCCCTCGAGTCCGGGACTCCCGCATCCGCCTCGCCCAACGATTTTGTGGTGTGGGCCCGCAAGGCGTTCGAACTGTGTCTCGACCACCGCGGCCGGCACCTCCAGCGCCTCGAGTTCGAGGCGTCCGTTCAGGACGTGGTGGCCGAGCGACCGCGGGGAGCCGGCGTCGCGAGCTACGCGCGCTGGCGCGGGTTCCTCGCGCGCTGGCTGCGCGGCCAGGGCGTCGCGGCCAAACGGGCTGATGCCTTGGCGCGACTCTACGTCGGATCGATCCTTGGGCTCCTCTACGACTTCGTCATCACGGGGGACAAGCGCGCCGTGCTCGAGAGCTTCGACCTCCTGTCCGAGGCGTTCGTCGCGCAGTACGAAGGGGCGGCCCATCACCGCGTGTCCTGA
- a CDS encoding APC family permease, whose translation MQIFRTKPIEATIAETHEPGRRLKRSLSTWDLMIMGVAVAVGAGIFSVGAKAAANFAGPAVTLSFAIAAVACALAIMCYAEFATAIPVAGSAYVFTYATMGELLAWIIGWNLILELFTAAAVIAKYWGIYLSKVFSLAGLDVPPSIQFGPIELVWGPFLIVAVFTALLVIGTKLSARVANVFTVIKIAVVLFVIVVGFFYVKAENFAPFIPDAVAAKSAGGTEVLQQSLFSFLTGSAPAHYGLFGVFGGAALVFFAFIGFDVVATSAEEVKDPQKTLPRGIFGGLAIVTLLYILVSLALTGMVPYTVLAQAEAPTLTTAFEAVGNTDAAKVIAFGSLVGLTTVIMVLLMGLARVILAMSRDGLLPHALSVTSAKRSTPARVQIICGVAVALVAGLTKVDVLEEMINIGTLSAFVVVSLGIIVLRRKRPDLKPAFRVPFGKVIPIVSALLCLYLMTNLAVETWIYFAGWLVVGLLIYFTYGQRHSRLNERFAAERRAVEDAPK comes from the coding sequence ATGCAGATTTTCCGCACCAAGCCGATCGAGGCGACTATCGCCGAGACACACGAGCCGGGTCGCCGTCTCAAACGCTCGCTGAGCACGTGGGACCTCATGATCATGGGAGTTGCCGTCGCAGTGGGCGCCGGCATCTTCTCCGTCGGTGCCAAGGCCGCAGCCAACTTCGCCGGCCCCGCGGTCACGCTCTCCTTCGCCATCGCCGCCGTCGCGTGCGCGCTCGCGATCATGTGCTACGCCGAATTCGCCACCGCGATCCCGGTTGCCGGCTCGGCCTACGTCTTCACCTATGCGACGATGGGCGAGCTGCTGGCCTGGATCATCGGGTGGAACCTCATCCTCGAGCTCTTCACAGCTGCTGCGGTGATCGCCAAGTACTGGGGCATCTACCTCAGCAAGGTGTTCTCGCTCGCAGGCCTCGATGTCCCGCCCAGCATCCAGTTCGGACCCATCGAGCTTGTGTGGGGGCCCTTCCTCATCGTCGCGGTCTTCACGGCGCTCCTCGTGATTGGCACCAAACTCTCGGCCCGGGTTGCCAACGTCTTCACGGTCATCAAGATCGCCGTCGTGCTGTTCGTGATCGTCGTCGGCTTCTTCTACGTCAAGGCCGAGAACTTCGCGCCCTTCATTCCGGACGCCGTGGCCGCGAAGAGCGCGGGTGGCACCGAGGTCCTCCAGCAGTCCCTGTTCTCGTTCCTCACCGGCTCGGCCCCGGCCCACTACGGACTCTTCGGCGTGTTCGGCGGGGCGGCACTCGTCTTCTTCGCGTTCATCGGCTTCGATGTCGTGGCCACGAGCGCCGAGGAGGTCAAGGACCCGCAGAAGACGCTCCCGCGGGGGATCTTCGGTGGTCTGGCCATCGTGACGCTCCTCTACATCCTCGTCTCCCTCGCGCTGACGGGGATGGTGCCCTACACGGTCTTGGCCCAGGCCGAGGCGCCGACCCTCACCACCGCGTTCGAAGCCGTGGGCAACACCGATGCCGCCAAGGTCATCGCGTTCGGCTCCCTCGTCGGCCTGACCACCGTGATCATGGTGCTCCTCATGGGCCTCGCCCGGGTGATCCTCGCGATGAGCCGCGATGGACTCCTCCCGCACGCGTTGTCCGTGACAAGCGCCAAGCGCTCCACGCCGGCACGCGTGCAGATCATCTGCGGCGTTGCGGTGGCCCTCGTTGCGGGCCTCACGAAGGTGGACGTGCTCGAGGAGATGATCAACATCGGCACGCTCTCGGCATTCGTCGTCGTCAGCCTCGGCATCATCGTCCTGCGCCGGAAGCGCCCCGACCTCAAGCCGGCCTTCCGGGTGCCGTTCGGCAAGGTGATCCCGATCGTCTCCGCTCTCCTGTGCCTGTACCTCATGACCAACCTCGCGGTCGAGACGTGGATCTACTTCGCGGGCTGGCTCGTGGTAGGCCTCCTCATCTACTTCACGTATGGCCAGCGCCATTCGCGACTCAACGAGCGCTTCGCAGCGGAGCGCCGAGCAGTCGAGGACGCTCCGAAGTAG
- a CDS encoding sigma-70 family RNA polymerase sigma factor: MTATDALVGEAPETASDAELISQVRAGDTEAYGELFSRHRAAAVGLARRYARNASDAEDLAAEGFTNVFTAITGGSGPDVFFRAYLFTSISRLAARGNVKASRQTPSDEMEKYEGEQVYDDPVMVGFESDTVSTAFRTLPERWQAVLWYTEVDGLTPAAVAPLLGLSANGVSALALRAREGLRQAYLQAHVDASAVEDECAPFADKLGAHARGALSPRNEAKVREHLEECPRCTAALLQIQDVGYGMRGVVFPLVTGLAFVPVAASKAAVGGIFLGIAEWFRQVIEKIGIGNAVLAGAATVTVVAGGIAFGVLEAQTTSEQPPAAAVTPSLPAPSTPAPAVTAESAASPIPEEPAPESAPVDETPALAYDPPAAVPVAPPAGPAPVLVPLAAAPAPLVAVAPAAVPTTPAPTASPAPAPMGFPYVLSGSLAQTWSASRGQRTDTFAVSADLASGKQQTATVTLDITYPGTAQGTFTVTGNGWNCTTTGSTVHCAHQGVLKGGALPAVGVVWTTTQQSLSGVSATASLGTLAQPVTFGT; the protein is encoded by the coding sequence ATGACGGCGACAGATGCACTGGTGGGAGAAGCCCCCGAGACGGCGAGCGACGCCGAGCTCATCTCGCAGGTGCGCGCAGGTGACACTGAGGCCTACGGCGAGCTCTTCAGCCGCCATCGCGCCGCGGCCGTGGGCCTTGCCCGCCGGTACGCCCGCAACGCCTCGGACGCTGAGGATCTCGCGGCCGAGGGCTTCACGAACGTCTTCACCGCGATCACGGGCGGCTCGGGTCCTGACGTCTTCTTCCGCGCGTACCTCTTCACCTCCATTTCGCGGCTCGCGGCCCGCGGCAACGTCAAGGCGAGCCGCCAGACGCCCAGCGACGAGATGGAGAAGTATGAGGGAGAGCAGGTCTACGACGACCCGGTCATGGTGGGCTTCGAATCGGACACCGTCTCGACGGCCTTCAGGACTCTCCCGGAGCGCTGGCAGGCCGTTCTCTGGTACACCGAGGTGGACGGCCTGACGCCTGCGGCCGTGGCCCCGCTGCTAGGGCTCTCGGCCAACGGCGTCTCGGCGCTGGCGCTGCGCGCCCGGGAGGGGCTGCGGCAGGCCTACCTCCAAGCCCATGTGGATGCGAGCGCGGTCGAGGACGAGTGCGCGCCATTCGCCGACAAGCTCGGTGCCCACGCGCGTGGCGCCCTGAGCCCCCGCAACGAGGCGAAGGTGAGAGAGCACCTCGAGGAATGCCCTCGGTGCACCGCTGCCCTCCTGCAGATCCAAGACGTGGGCTACGGCATGCGGGGCGTCGTCTTCCCGCTCGTCACGGGCCTCGCCTTCGTCCCCGTGGCTGCGTCGAAGGCGGCCGTGGGCGGGATCTTCCTCGGCATCGCCGAGTGGTTCCGGCAGGTCATCGAGAAGATCGGCATCGGCAACGCGGTCCTTGCCGGCGCCGCGACCGTCACCGTCGTGGCCGGCGGCATCGCGTTCGGGGTGCTGGAGGCGCAGACGACGTCGGAGCAGCCCCCCGCGGCAGCTGTCACGCCGAGCCTTCCCGCACCCAGTACTCCCGCACCGGCCGTGACGGCTGAGTCTGCGGCATCGCCGATCCCCGAGGAACCGGCGCCGGAGTCCGCCCCAGTCGATGAGACACCCGCGCTGGCCTATGATCCGCCGGCAGCAGTGCCCGTCGCGCCACCGGCCGGACCCGCGCCGGTGCTGGTCCCCCTTGCTGCCGCTCCGGCGCCGCTCGTGGCGGTTGCGCCCGCTGCCGTCCCCACCACGCCTGCGCCCACTGCCAGCCCAGCGCCAGCCCCGATGGGGTTCCCCTACGTCTTGTCGGGCTCGCTCGCCCAGACGTGGTCCGCGAGCCGCGGGCAGCGGACCGACACGTTCGCGGTATCGGCGGACCTCGCCTCGGGGAAGCAGCAGACGGCCACGGTCACACTCGACATCACGTACCCCGGGACCGCCCAGGGCACGTTCACCGTGACTGGCAACGGCTGGAACTGCACGACCACGGGCAGCACCGTGCACTGCGCGCATCAAGGCGTGCTCAAGGGCGGGGCGCTTCCTGCAGTGGGCGTCGTCTGGACCACCACCCAGCAGTCGCTGTCGGGGGTCAGCGCCACGGCGTCGCTCGGCACGCTGGCCCAGCCGGTCACCTTCGGCACCTGA
- a CDS encoding FAD-dependent oxidoreductase — protein MQRGALQRPLRVAIIGAGPAGVYAADILTKSNEVKDGDFEVSIDLFDQYPAPYGLIRYGVAPDHPRIKGIVNALHRVLDRGDIRFIGNVTYGRDLALADIRGFYDAVIFATGALKDAPMDIPGVDLEGSFGGADFVSWYDGHPDVSREWPLTAKEVAVIGNGNVALDVARMLAKHADDLLVTEIPDNVYRALNASPVTDVHVFGRRGPAQVKFTPLELRELSHARDVDIVLYPEDFEFDDASDEAIKTNNQVKTMVNTLANWIAEDQDTGASRRLHLHFLQSPVEIYDSPETPGHVAGIRFERMELDGTGNVRGTGQFEDYSVQAVYRAIGYRGSELAEIQYDARRGVIPNEGGRVLDEDGVPMTGLYTTGWIKRGPVGLIGHTKGDALETIGCLLEDRDSLPPAEVPDEHAVIALLEERGVEYTTWAGWNELDAHEKALGEAWTKADGGEAAERGASGEQVKRERVKVVPREDMVRISREGQSENGG, from the coding sequence GTGCAGCGTGGTGCCCTGCAACGGCCGTTGCGGGTTGCCATCATCGGAGCCGGCCCGGCTGGCGTCTATGCTGCGGACATCCTGACCAAGTCCAACGAGGTCAAGGACGGGGACTTCGAGGTGAGCATCGACCTTTTCGACCAGTACCCGGCCCCGTATGGGCTCATCCGCTACGGCGTGGCCCCGGACCACCCCCGCATCAAGGGCATCGTCAACGCACTCCACCGGGTCCTTGACCGCGGGGACATCCGCTTCATCGGCAACGTGACCTACGGCCGTGACCTCGCGCTCGCGGACATCCGCGGCTTCTACGATGCGGTGATCTTCGCGACCGGCGCGCTCAAGGATGCGCCGATGGACATCCCGGGCGTGGACCTCGAGGGCTCCTTCGGCGGGGCGGACTTCGTGTCCTGGTATGACGGCCACCCGGACGTCTCCCGCGAGTGGCCGCTGACGGCGAAGGAGGTCGCGGTGATCGGCAACGGCAACGTGGCGCTCGACGTCGCGCGGATGCTCGCGAAGCACGCCGACGACCTGCTCGTGACCGAGATCCCCGACAACGTCTACCGGGCGCTCAATGCCAGCCCCGTGACCGACGTGCACGTGTTCGGCCGCCGCGGTCCGGCGCAGGTCAAGTTCACCCCGCTCGAGCTGCGCGAACTCTCGCACGCCCGGGACGTCGACATTGTCCTGTACCCGGAGGACTTCGAGTTCGACGACGCCTCGGACGAGGCCATCAAGACGAACAACCAGGTCAAGACGATGGTCAACACGCTCGCGAACTGGATCGCCGAGGATCAGGACACGGGTGCCTCACGGCGCCTGCACCTGCACTTCCTGCAGAGCCCGGTGGAGATCTATGACTCGCCCGAGACCCCGGGCCACGTGGCGGGCATCAGGTTCGAGCGCATGGAGCTGGACGGCACCGGCAACGTCCGCGGCACGGGCCAGTTCGAGGACTACTCCGTCCAGGCCGTGTACCGGGCGATCGGCTACCGCGGGTCCGAGCTGGCCGAGATCCAGTACGACGCCCGCCGCGGCGTCATCCCGAACGAGGGCGGCCGTGTTCTCGACGAGGACGGCGTCCCCATGACCGGCCTCTACACGACCGGCTGGATCAAGCGCGGCCCCGTGGGCCTCATCGGGCACACCAAGGGCGACGCCCTCGAGACCATCGGCTGTCTCCTCGAGGACCGCGACTCGCTGCCCCCGGCCGAGGTTCCGGACGAGCACGCCGTGATCGCCCTGCTCGAGGAGCGTGGCGTCGAGTACACGACGTGGGCGGGCTGGAACGAGCTCGACGCCCACGAGAAGGCGCTCGGCGAAGCCTGGACGAAGGCCGACGGCGGTGAGGCGGCCGAGCGCGGCGCCAGCGGAGAGCAGGTCAAGCGCGAGCGCGTCAAAGTGGTGCCGCGCGAGGACATGGTGCGGATCTCGCGTGAGGGCCAGTCCGAGAACGGCGGCTGA
- a CDS encoding ABC transporter permease has translation MQTSTLLGLGPGVAAAVVILAALAAAVHRWALDGGWLPPLTASLRAVVQLAVVALLVAQLGQNPWLALGFALLMFVIATVTSGRRVDRARWWWSAGPIAAGVLPATAVLLVTGVLPFAGLALIALIGQQVGGAMTTTSLAGRRVVAELAGRRGEVEAAVALGFEWPAARLLVARHTAREALVPALDQTRTVGTVTLPGAFVGMVLGGASPVDAAIVQLVVLVSLLAVGSLSAAATLWLCASGGWGLSAGGLAREV, from the coding sequence GTGCAGACGTCAACGCTTCTGGGACTCGGGCCCGGCGTTGCCGCCGCCGTCGTCATCCTCGCCGCCCTCGCCGCCGCTGTCCACCGCTGGGCGCTCGACGGCGGGTGGCTCCCCCCGCTTACGGCGAGCCTGCGCGCGGTGGTCCAGCTCGCCGTCGTCGCCCTCCTCGTGGCCCAGCTCGGGCAGAATCCGTGGCTCGCGCTCGGCTTCGCGCTCCTCATGTTCGTCATTGCGACTGTCACGTCCGGCCGCCGAGTGGACCGCGCGCGCTGGTGGTGGTCGGCGGGACCCATCGCCGCAGGCGTGCTGCCCGCCACTGCCGTGCTCCTGGTCACCGGGGTGCTGCCGTTCGCGGGCCTGGCGCTCATCGCGCTCATCGGGCAGCAGGTGGGCGGGGCGATGACGACAACGAGCCTCGCCGGCCGCCGCGTGGTCGCCGAGCTCGCGGGGCGGCGCGGGGAGGTCGAGGCCGCCGTGGCCCTCGGCTTCGAATGGCCGGCCGCTCGGCTCCTTGTCGCGAGGCACACGGCCCGAGAGGCGCTCGTCCCGGCGTTGGACCAGACTCGGACCGTGGGCACGGTGACCCTGCCGGGGGCGTTCGTGGGCATGGTCCTCGGCGGAGCGAGCCCGGTGGACGCCGCCATCGTCCAGCTCGTGGTGCTCGTCTCGCTCCTCGCCGTCGGGAGTCTCTCGGCCGCCGCGACGCTGTGGCTGTGCGCGTCAGGGGGCTGGGGACTGAGCGCAGGGGGCCTCGCGCGGGAGGTCTGA
- the rarD gene encoding EamA family transporter RarD yields MTVKPDASTRPETATAPARAGLLFGIGAYGLWGLLPLYFLTLAPAGPVEIVSDRVLFSLVVCFVLIAVTRAWRSLGAVLRSGRVFWALALAAALIAVNWLTYTFGVLTGHTIEAALGYFINPLVSVLLGVLVLKERLRPIQWAAVGTGAVAVVVLTVAYGQVPWIALILAFSFGFYGLVKNRVGAKVDAVTSLTVETIVLAPVALGVVVWLGVAGTLTLTGYGAGHFWLLAASGIITAVPLLFFGAAARRLPMTTIGLLQYIAPVMQFIMAVTVLGEHMAPERWIGFGIVWLALAVLTADMLLVSRRRRMNLRRAGLATQSEAQSAADLADREDSAAVAAQTSTGQLRAPHEA; encoded by the coding sequence GTGACCGTGAAACCCGATGCCTCAACCCGGCCCGAGACAGCGACTGCCCCTGCCCGAGCGGGCCTCCTCTTCGGCATCGGTGCCTACGGTCTCTGGGGGCTGCTCCCCCTGTACTTCCTGACCCTCGCCCCGGCCGGTCCGGTGGAAATCGTGTCCGATCGCGTCCTGTTCTCCCTCGTGGTGTGCTTTGTGCTCATCGCCGTGACCCGGGCCTGGCGGTCCCTCGGCGCCGTGCTGCGCAGCGGGCGGGTCTTCTGGGCCCTCGCCCTCGCGGCCGCTCTCATCGCGGTGAACTGGCTCACGTACACGTTCGGCGTGCTCACCGGGCACACGATCGAGGCCGCCCTCGGGTACTTCATCAACCCGCTCGTGTCGGTGCTCCTGGGCGTGCTGGTGCTCAAGGAACGGCTGCGGCCGATCCAGTGGGCGGCGGTCGGCACGGGCGCGGTCGCCGTCGTCGTGCTCACGGTGGCCTACGGCCAGGTGCCGTGGATCGCGCTCATCCTGGCCTTCAGCTTCGGCTTCTACGGGCTGGTCAAGAACCGCGTCGGCGCAAAGGTCGATGCCGTCACGAGCCTCACGGTCGAGACGATCGTGCTCGCTCCCGTGGCCCTCGGCGTTGTGGTGTGGCTCGGCGTTGCCGGCACACTCACCCTCACAGGCTACGGTGCGGGCCACTTCTGGCTCCTGGCTGCGAGCGGCATCATCACGGCCGTGCCGCTGCTGTTCTTCGGGGCGGCCGCCCGACGGCTGCCCATGACGACCATCGGGCTCCTGCAGTACATCGCACCGGTCATGCAGTTCATCATGGCCGTGACCGTGCTCGGGGAGCACATGGCGCCCGAGCGGTGGATCGGCTTCGGCATCGTGTGGCTCGCCCTCGCGGTCCTGACGGCGGACATGCTGCTCGTCTCACGGCGGCGCCGGATGAACCTGCGCCGGGCTGGGCTCGCGACCCAGTCCGAGGCCCAGTCAGCGGCGGACTTGGCGGACCGGGAGGACAGTGCCGCGGTGGCTGCGCAGACCTCCACCGGCCAGCTCCGCGCCCCGCACGAGGCCTGA
- a CDS encoding universal stress protein yields MRYVVGYQADQRGADAVALAVAIARAQGASLDLMLVIGEDAPYVAANPDGKRVHPEEQQTLTAQREALALVPSDVEATFHVRHGHSFAATLIEAGVEFEAALIVVGAASNGLFKRYTVGSVANALLHASPIPVALAPRGYHRMDPIERITAFIGRREGSEAAVDVALVAAGRRNVPLRFVSLVELDARADDFGENINAAHRHANTVLTEAAHRLPPGHEASVEVAHGRTFEEAVDSLDWLDGELVLVGSSRLAQKNQLFLGSTANKVLRSLPVPMVVVPRDYERAESHPLG; encoded by the coding sequence ATGCGTTACGTCGTCGGTTACCAGGCAGACCAGCGGGGAGCGGATGCGGTGGCTCTGGCCGTCGCGATCGCGCGGGCCCAGGGCGCCTCGTTGGACCTCATGCTCGTCATCGGGGAGGACGCCCCCTACGTTGCGGCCAATCCGGACGGCAAACGGGTCCACCCCGAGGAGCAGCAGACTCTCACCGCCCAACGCGAGGCCCTCGCTTTGGTCCCTTCCGACGTCGAGGCGACATTCCATGTGCGGCACGGCCATTCGTTCGCCGCGACCCTGATCGAGGCCGGCGTCGAGTTCGAGGCCGCACTCATCGTGGTCGGCGCCGCCAGCAACGGACTCTTCAAGCGGTATACGGTCGGCTCCGTCGCCAACGCGCTCCTGCACGCCTCGCCGATCCCGGTCGCACTCGCGCCGCGTGGCTATCACCGCATGGATCCGATCGAGCGCATCACAGCGTTCATCGGCCGGCGCGAGGGGTCAGAGGCCGCGGTCGACGTCGCACTGGTCGCCGCCGGGCGGCGGAACGTGCCGCTGCGGTTCGTCTCCCTCGTGGAGCTCGATGCGCGCGCCGACGACTTCGGCGAGAACATCAACGCCGCCCACCGCCATGCGAACACCGTCCTCACGGAGGCCGCGCACCGCCTCCCGCCCGGCCATGAGGCGAGTGTCGAGGTGGCGCACGGGCGCACGTTCGAAGAGGCCGTGGACAGCCTCGACTGGCTCGACGGCGAACTCGTGCTCGTCGGATCGAGCCGGCTCGCCCAGAAGAACCAGCTGTTCCTGGGCTCGACCGCGAACAAAGTCCTGCGCTCCCTGCCCGTGCCCATGGTCGTGGTCCCGCGCGACTACGAGCGTGCCGAGTCCCACCCACTGGGATAG
- the gabT gene encoding 4-aminobutyrate--2-oxoglutarate transaminase encodes MDIQYRLEQKRKVLKDFPGPRSLELTARRAAAVAAGVASSVPVYVADADGGIIHDVDGNSFIDLGSGIAVTTVGASDAAVVGAVKEQVEHFTHTCFMVTPYEGYVAVAEKLNELTPGHHAKRTVLFNSGAEAVENAIKIARVATGRSAVVAFDHAYHGRTNLTMGLTAKAMPYKYGFGPFASEIYRAPMSYPFREENAQITGKEAAERAILTMSKQIGADQIAAIVIEPIQGEGGFIVPAEGFLPRLAEFAKENGIVFIADEVQSGFARTGEWFAVQHEGVVPDLITTAKGIAGGMPLSAVTGRAELLDAVHGGGLGGTYGGNPVACAAALAAIETMDSQDLRGRAREIEATVKERFGRLQAELGENGIIGEIRGRGAMLALEFVKRGSAQAKEPDAATTKAIADYCLKEGVIILTCGTYGNVIRLLPPLVINDELLNDGLDVLEAAIRAVA; translated from the coding sequence ATGGACATCCAGTACCGCCTCGAGCAGAAGCGCAAGGTCCTCAAGGACTTCCCGGGGCCTCGGTCCCTCGAGCTCACCGCACGTCGCGCAGCGGCCGTCGCCGCGGGCGTCGCCTCGTCCGTGCCGGTGTACGTCGCGGACGCCGACGGCGGCATCATCCATGACGTCGACGGCAACTCGTTCATCGACCTCGGCTCGGGCATCGCGGTGACGACCGTGGGCGCGTCCGATGCGGCGGTGGTGGGCGCCGTGAAGGAGCAGGTCGAGCACTTCACGCACACGTGCTTCATGGTCACGCCCTACGAGGGCTATGTCGCCGTCGCCGAGAAGCTCAACGAGCTCACCCCGGGCCACCACGCCAAGCGCACGGTCTTGTTCAACTCCGGTGCCGAGGCCGTCGAGAACGCGATCAAGATCGCCCGAGTCGCCACGGGCCGCAGCGCCGTCGTCGCCTTCGACCACGCCTACCACGGCCGCACGAACCTCACGATGGGCCTCACGGCGAAGGCCATGCCGTACAAGTACGGCTTCGGACCGTTCGCCAGCGAGATCTACCGCGCGCCCATGAGCTACCCGTTCCGCGAGGAGAACGCGCAGATCACAGGCAAGGAGGCCGCTGAGCGCGCCATCCTGACCATGAGCAAGCAGATCGGCGCCGACCAGATTGCGGCCATCGTGATCGAGCCGATCCAGGGCGAGGGTGGGTTCATCGTCCCGGCCGAGGGCTTCCTGCCGCGCCTCGCCGAGTTCGCGAAGGAGAACGGCATCGTCTTCATCGCGGACGAGGTCCAGTCCGGCTTCGCCCGCACGGGCGAATGGTTCGCCGTTCAGCACGAGGGCGTCGTCCCGGACCTCATCACGACGGCGAAGGGCATCGCGGGCGGCATGCCGCTCTCCGCGGTCACGGGCCGCGCCGAGCTGCTCGACGCCGTCCACGGCGGCGGTCTGGGCGGCACCTACGGCGGCAATCCGGTGGCCTGCGCCGCCGCGCTCGCCGCGATCGAGACCATGGACTCCCAGGACCTGCGCGGCCGCGCCCGCGAGATCGAGGCGACCGTCAAGGAGCGCTTCGGCAGGCTTCAGGCGGAGCTCGGCGAGAACGGCATCATTGGGGAGATCCGCGGCCGCGGGGCCATGCTGGCGCTCGAGTTCGTCAAGCGCGGCAGCGCCCAGGCCAAGGAGCCGGACGCCGCCACGACCAAGGCGATCGCCGACTACTGCCTCAAGGAAGGCGTCATCATCCTCACGTGCGGCACCTACGGCAACGTGATCCGGCTCCTGCCTCCGCTCGTGATCAACGATGAGCTGCTCAACGACGGACTCGATGTGCTCGAGGCGGCGATCCGCGCCGTCGCGTAG